The following proteins come from a genomic window of Streptomyces sp. Sge12:
- a CDS encoding MerR family transcriptional regulator — MTDQAVAEYRIEDLAHHSGATVRTIRAYQDRGLLPKPERRGRSNVYRDTHLARLRQIADLLDRGYTLASIKELLEAWDAGRGLGGVLGLVAEVHGPWTDEEAARISREELNERFGGRPDDDAVHEACELGVLERIPGRPDQFLVPSPQELAVAAELYAAGVPLPAITGHLRELRGQVEHIASRFLEFTTEHVFARYLGQVPPTDADAAEAATMVRRLRPLAQQTVDAELARAMRLFATRHLQRHLGTAGVPGPTGPSPVALPAGTVRAVQELVGADHVAEFVRAATERELQARTMNDLARRSER, encoded by the coding sequence TTGACCGATCAGGCGGTAGCCGAGTACCGGATCGAGGATCTGGCGCACCACAGCGGGGCGACGGTGCGCACGATCCGGGCGTACCAGGACCGTGGTCTGCTGCCGAAGCCGGAGCGGCGGGGCCGTTCCAACGTCTACCGGGACACGCATCTGGCGCGGCTGCGCCAGATCGCGGACCTGCTGGACCGCGGCTACACCCTGGCCTCCATCAAGGAGCTGCTGGAGGCCTGGGACGCGGGCCGCGGTCTGGGCGGCGTACTGGGGCTGGTCGCCGAGGTGCACGGGCCGTGGACCGACGAGGAGGCGGCCCGGATCAGCCGGGAGGAGCTGAACGAACGGTTCGGCGGCCGGCCCGACGACGACGCGGTGCACGAGGCGTGCGAGCTCGGGGTACTGGAGCGGATCCCGGGGCGCCCGGACCAGTTCCTGGTGCCCTCCCCGCAGGAGCTGGCGGTGGCCGCCGAGCTGTACGCGGCCGGGGTGCCGCTGCCGGCGATCACCGGGCACCTGCGGGAGCTGCGCGGCCAGGTGGAACACATCGCCTCGCGGTTCCTGGAGTTCACCACCGAGCACGTCTTCGCGCGGTACCTCGGGCAGGTGCCGCCGACGGACGCGGACGCGGCCGAGGCGGCGACGATGGTCCGGCGGCTGCGGCCGCTGGCCCAGCAGACCGTGGACGCGGAGCTGGCACGGGCAATGCGCCTGTTCGCGACCCGGCACCTGCAGCGGCACCTGGGGACTGCCGGCGTACCGGGACCGACGGGGCCCTCGCCGGTGGCGCTGCCGGCCGGGACCGTACGGGCGGTGCAGGAGCTGGTGGGCGCCGACCATGTGGCGGAGTTCGTACGGGCGGCGACGGAGCGGGAACTCCAGGCCCGGACGATGAACGATCTGGCGCGCCGGAGCGAACGGTGA